In a genomic window of Melanotaenia boesemani isolate fMelBoe1 chromosome 1, fMelBoe1.pri, whole genome shotgun sequence:
- the LOC121641119 gene encoding cleavage and polyadenylation specificity factor subunit 7-like, translated as MAATAGPSSENDPIDLYGDLNPNDEDLEKIAEANELFDAVLTGSVNQDNKTTRDAAKEAPAKEEKKPTDVKTQTGGNALRRLSLYIGNFPWWTSDKDLKSMAQRLGVKDVVDIKFAENRVNGQSRGYAEVVVTSEESLKILLEKIPQCNVNGERVDCRFATCQNLAIFEEIANKRIPMRVNPRPKESDSTEITLTSSSSSSSQDYSLPPIPPLFPPHANSYPAPSSPFLIQPPPLFPPMAPAIPPLMSSHLFPPHPAHVPGQPPPSLHINPAFFTPTQDGHSSKTYSQQKQGTDGDFEELMNRNRTIASSAITKAVSGATAGDLRMAMETLLTAIAIIKQSRVYGDERCQALVTSLKDCLVSIQGDYGHSKNSRSREKERDRDRGRERDRERDRERERDRDRHRERDRDDSYGWEVARRHREHSWIGDRDKGRSRERERHRDHRDRYR; from the exons ATGGCTGCTACAGCCGGACCGAGCTCTGAAAACGACCCCATAGATTTATACGGTGATCTGAATCCAAACGATGAG GATCTGGAAAAAATTGCGGAAGCAAATGAACTTTTTGATGCTGTTCTAACTGGTTCGGTTAATCAGGACAATAAAACTACTAGAGATGCAGCCAAGGAAGCACCagctaaagaggagaaaaaaccaactgatgtgaaaacacaaacaggaggaaATGCGTTAAGGAGACTATCTTTGTATATCGGAAATTTCCCTTGG TGGACATCTGATAAGGACCTTAAAAGCATGGCCCAGAGGCTAGGTGTGAAGGACGTCGTAGATATTAAATTTGCTGAGAACAGAGTTAATGGCCAATCAAGAGG TTATGCAGAAGTGGTGGTGACCTCAGAGGAGTCACTTAAAATATTGTTGGAAAAAATACCTCAGTGTAATGTCAATGGAGAGAGGGTAGACTGTCGCTTCGCCACTTGCCAGAACCTTGCTATTTTTGAGGAAATTGCCAATAAAC GTATACCCATGCGCGTTAACCCGAGACCCAAGGAATCTGATTCTACAGAAATTACTCTcacatcatcgtcatcatcatcatcacaggaCTATAGCCTACCCCCTATACCTCCACTTTTCCCACCACATGCGAACAGCTATCCTGCACCATCTAGTCCTTTTCTTATTCAGCCACCTCCACTGTTCCCACCCATGGCACCAGCAATTCCTCCACTCATGTCGTCACATTTGTTCCCACCCCATCCTGCACATGTGCCTGGCCAACCGCCTCCCAGTTTGCACATAAATCCTGCATTCTTCACCCCGACACAGGATGGACACAGCAGCAAAACGTACAGCCAAcaaaa ACAAGGTACAGATGGTGATTTTGAGGAGCTAATGAACAGAAATAGGACGATTGCCAGCAGTGCAATCACCAAGGCTGTTTCTGGAGCAACAGCTG GGGACTTGCGTATGGCCATGGAAACATTATTAACTGCTATAGCCATCATTAAGCAGTCCAGAGTGTATGGAGATGAACGCTGCCAAGCTCTGGTCACCTCACTAAAAGACTGTTTAGTCTCTATCCAGGGTGACTACGGCCACAG CAAGAACAGTCGTtctagagaaaaagaaagagaccgGGACAGAGGTCGTGAAAGAGACCGAGAGCGTGACCGGGAGCGAGAACGCGACAGAGACCGGCATAGAGAACGGGACAGAGATGACTCTTATGGCTGGGAGGTGGCACGAAGACACAGAGAACATTCCTGGATTGGAGACCGGGACAAGGGGCGCTCACGGGAACGGGAGCGGCACAGAGACCATAGAGACAGATACCGCTAA
- the polr2l gene encoding DNA-directed RNA polymerases I, II, and III subunit RPABC5 — protein sequence MIIPVRCFTCGKIVGNKWEAYLGLLQAEYTEGDALDALGLKRYCCRRMLLSHVDLIEKLLNYAPLEK from the exons ATGATTATCCCCGTGAGGTGCTTCACTTGTGGGAAGATCGTGGGTAACAAATGGGAAGCTTACCTCGGCCTACTTCAAGCTGAGTATACTGAGGG TGATGCACTTGATGCCCTGGGCCTGAAGAGGTACTGTTGCCGGAGGATGCTCCTTTCTCATGTGGATCTTATtgagaaattattaaattatgctCCACTGGAGAAATAA